One Phocaeicola dorei genomic region harbors:
- a CDS encoding helix-turn-helix domain-containing protein, which yields MDAGIIVYDYMDTFFCCMVEKDKWCEEMVSEHMLVYLCSGELELIAPEKKYHLKKGDAFFVKRNHLVRKVKQPSKDGEPFKGLFLQLKMPFLKRMLGEHRITVPLVSNPATARSTYVMLDKHPFLNGLFTSLEQYFDARQYPSKELMEAKLQEAVFTLLQLKPDLGQVLFDFTEPWKINLEEFMNKNYKCDLTVEEFAHYTGRSLSTFKKDFAQVFHLTPSRWIVKRRLEEARNLMDKLGRKPADVYLEVGFKNLSHFSTAFKKEYGFPPSAIPTTVLS from the coding sequence ATGGACGCAGGTATAATCGTTTACGACTACATGGACACCTTTTTCTGCTGCATGGTGGAAAAGGACAAATGGTGCGAGGAGATGGTTTCGGAGCACATGTTGGTATATCTCTGTTCCGGAGAACTGGAACTGATAGCTCCCGAAAAGAAATATCATCTGAAAAAGGGAGACGCTTTTTTTGTCAAGCGTAATCATCTGGTACGGAAGGTCAAACAGCCTTCCAAAGACGGGGAACCTTTCAAGGGGCTGTTCCTGCAACTCAAAATGCCGTTTCTGAAACGGATGCTGGGTGAACACCGGATAACCGTACCGTTGGTAAGTAATCCCGCCACGGCAAGATCCACTTACGTCATGTTGGATAAGCACCCTTTCCTGAACGGGCTTTTCACCTCGTTGGAACAGTATTTCGATGCCCGCCAATATCCATCGAAAGAGTTGATGGAAGCCAAATTGCAGGAGGCGGTTTTCACCCTGTTACAGCTCAAACCGGATTTGGGGCAGGTCCTGTTCGATTTTACAGAGCCGTGGAAAATCAATCTGGAGGAGTTCATGAACAAGAACTATAAATGCGACCTGACCGTAGAAGAGTTCGCGCATTATACAGGGCGTAGCCTCTCGACGTTCAAAAAGGATTTCGCACAGGTTTTCCACCTCACCCCGAGCCGCTGGATAGTGAAGCGGCGTTTGGAAGAGGCCAGGAACTTGATGGACAAGTTGGGACGCAAGCCTGCCGACGTCTATCTGGAAGTAGGGTTCAAGAACCTGTCGCACTTCTCCACCGCCTTCAAGAAAGAATACGGTTTCCCACCATCAGCCATCCCGACAACTGTCTTGTCGTAA
- a CDS encoding helix-turn-helix domain-containing protein, whose protein sequence is MEVVIIEKKTFEALLSGVETLTGKVGALCRRCNDKQMQKWLDGEEVCRLLRISPRTLQSLRDNRTIGCTQINRKFYYKPQEIERLMPIAGQFRDGSG, encoded by the coding sequence ATGGAAGTAGTAATTATCGAAAAGAAGACCTTTGAAGCGCTCCTTTCCGGTGTGGAGACGCTGACGGGGAAAGTCGGTGCGTTATGTCGCCGTTGCAATGACAAGCAAATGCAAAAGTGGCTCGACGGGGAGGAGGTATGCCGCCTGCTGCGCATAAGCCCCCGCACGCTGCAATCCCTGCGGGATAATCGCACAATCGGCTGTACGCAAATCAACCGGAAATTCTATTACAAGCCGCAAGAGATAGAGAGGCTCATGCCCATAGCCGGGCAGTTCAGGGATGGCTCCGGCTAA
- a CDS encoding helix-turn-helix domain-containing protein, which produces MNDSNVITSEDGRIASALHALKRCAKEVDTLTDGFHPPLGGERYMTDKEVIALLKVSRRTLQEYRTDRKIPYIVFGGKVLYRESDIEKMLAENYCKAIL; this is translated from the coding sequence ATGAATGACAGTAACGTAATCACGTCGGAGGATGGACGCATAGCGTCGGCGTTGCACGCTTTGAAGAGATGCGCGAAAGAGGTAGATACGCTCACGGATGGTTTTCATCCGCCGCTCGGAGGAGAACGGTATATGACCGACAAGGAGGTGATCGCCCTGCTGAAAGTCAGCCGCCGCACCTTGCAGGAGTATCGTACCGACCGCAAGATACCCTATATCGTGTTCGGCGGCAAAGTCCTCTATCGGGAATCCGACATCGAGAAGATGCTCGCGGAAAACTACTGCAAGGCAATTCTCTGA
- a CDS encoding site-specific integrase, whose protein sequence is MRSTFKVLFYLKRNAPKKNGLIPVMCRITVNGKIAQFSCKLDVEEKSWNVKSGRVSGRSIVAQEANRMLDKIRVGIDRAYQQISDRDNYVTAEKVRNAYLGLGMNHETLLAIFRQHNEDYEKQVGKLKSLRSYWKYCVVYKHLSEFVEKRYKVSDIALKELTPAFITDFELFLRVEKNHCNNTVWSYMMPFRKIIYMAVNNGLLQRDPFFAYSITKEETKRGFLTQDEITLLINGTFKKKSYELIRDLFIFCIFTGLSWTDMANLTETNLQTSFDGHLWLNTKRQKTGVETNIRLLDVAKHIIEKYRDMAPDGKLLPVPCYNNCKNSIKAIAKRCGIEKNVTWHMSRHTYATTVCLSNDVPIETLSKMLGHRSIRTTQIYAKITAEKMSRDMEKLAQRIEQMESFICQAI, encoded by the coding sequence ATGAGATCGACATTCAAAGTTTTGTTTTATCTGAAACGCAATGCCCCGAAAAAGAACGGGCTTATTCCGGTCATGTGCCGTATTACCGTAAACGGCAAAATCGCTCAATTCAGTTGCAAATTGGACGTGGAGGAGAAATCGTGGAACGTAAAGTCAGGCCGTGTTTCCGGTCGCAGCATCGTGGCGCAGGAGGCCAACCGGATGTTGGATAAGATTCGTGTGGGTATCGATCGTGCCTATCAGCAGATCAGCGACCGCGACAACTACGTTACCGCCGAGAAAGTCCGCAATGCCTATTTAGGTTTGGGTATGAACCACGAGACGCTGCTCGCCATATTCCGCCAGCACAACGAAGATTACGAGAAGCAGGTCGGCAAACTCAAAAGCCTGCGCAGCTATTGGAAATACTGCGTCGTGTACAAACATCTCTCGGAGTTCGTCGAAAAGCGGTACAAGGTCAGCGACATTGCGCTCAAAGAGCTTACTCCGGCATTCATCACGGACTTCGAGTTGTTCCTGCGAGTGGAAAAGAACCACTGCAACAACACGGTCTGGTCGTATATGATGCCGTTTCGGAAGATTATCTATATGGCCGTCAATAACGGCTTGTTGCAACGCGATCCGTTTTTCGCGTACAGCATCACCAAAGAGGAGACCAAACGGGGCTTTCTGACCCAAGACGAAATTACACTCCTAATCAATGGTACATTCAAGAAGAAAAGCTATGAATTGATTCGTGATTTGTTCATCTTCTGCATCTTTACGGGATTGAGTTGGACGGATATGGCGAACCTTACCGAAACGAACCTGCAAACTTCGTTCGACGGACATTTGTGGTTGAATACCAAGCGTCAGAAAACGGGTGTCGAAACGAATATCCGACTGTTGGACGTCGCCAAGCATATCATCGAGAAGTACCGCGATATGGCGCCCGACGGAAAACTCCTGCCCGTTCCATGCTACAATAATTGTAAAAACAGCATTAAGGCCATAGCGAAGAGATGCGGCATCGAGAAAAACGTCACGTGGCACATGAGCCGCCATACCTATGCCACGACAGTCTGCCTGTCGAACGACGTACCTATCGAAACGCTCTCGAAGATGTTGGGCCACCGTAGCATCCGCACGACGCAAATCTATGCGAAGATTACGGCGGAGAAAATGAGCCGCGATATGGAGAAACTCGCGCAGCGCATCGAGCAGATGGAGAGCTTTATTTGTCAAGCGATTTAA
- a CDS encoding YeiH family protein has translation MISEKRSSMLHGVLLITLFSCAAFYIGEMNFVKELSFSPMIVGIILGMLYANSLRNNLPETWVPGIQFCSKRILRIGIILYGFRLTFQDVLAVGLPAIFIDTIIVTTTILGGILIGRMLKMDRGIALLTSIGSGICGAAAILGAESTIQTKPYKTAVAVSTVVIFGTISMFIYPILYHNGTFVLSANEMGIFTGATLHEVAHTVGAGNAMGKEISDVAIIVKMIRVMMLVPVLLITSFMVSQPAIKAGEQNGSMKKVSIPWFAIGFLAVIGFNSFDLLPQSLTAFINNVDTFLLTMAMTALGAETSIDKFRKAGAKPFVLASILYIWLIAGGYFLVKYMAPIFM, from the coding sequence ATGATAAGCGAAAAAAGAAGCAGTATGCTCCATGGGGTACTCTTGATCACCCTGTTCTCATGTGCGGCCTTTTATATAGGCGAAATGAACTTTGTAAAAGAGTTATCATTCAGTCCCATGATTGTCGGTATTATTTTAGGTATGTTATATGCTAACAGCCTCCGGAATAATTTGCCTGAGACATGGGTCCCCGGTATCCAGTTTTGTTCTAAACGAATCTTGCGTATCGGAATCATTCTTTACGGTTTCAGATTAACTTTTCAAGATGTGCTTGCAGTGGGCTTGCCCGCTATTTTTATTGACACAATTATAGTAACAACAACTATTCTAGGGGGTATCCTGATAGGACGAATGTTGAAAATGGACCGGGGCATCGCACTGCTCACTTCCATCGGCAGTGGTATTTGCGGTGCGGCAGCTATACTAGGCGCTGAATCGACCATTCAAACCAAACCCTATAAAACAGCCGTGGCTGTTTCCACTGTTGTTATTTTTGGAACTATATCCATGTTCATTTATCCTATATTATATCATAATGGCACATTCGTACTTTCTGCCAATGAAATGGGTATATTCACCGGAGCGACCTTGCATGAGGTAGCGCACACAGTAGGTGCCGGCAACGCAATGGGCAAAGAAATTTCCGATGTCGCCATTATCGTAAAAATGATTCGTGTAATGATGCTGGTTCCCGTTCTGCTCATTACCAGCTTCATGGTATCCCAACCGGCAATTAAAGCCGGAGAACAAAATGGAAGTATGAAAAAAGTCTCCATTCCTTGGTTTGCTATCGGTTTTCTGGCTGTCATCGGTTTCAATTCTTTCGATTTGCTGCCGCAAAGCCTGACTGCCTTTATCAACAATGTAGATACTTTCCTGCTGACAATGGCCATGACTGCCTTGGGTGCGGAAACCAGTATCGACAAATTCCGGAAGGCCGGAGCAAAGCCCTTTGTCCTTGCCTCGATTCTCTATATATGGCTGATAGCCGGCGGATACTTTCTGGTGAAATATATGGCGCCTATATTTATGTAA